A genomic segment from Glycine soja cultivar W05 chromosome 18, ASM419377v2, whole genome shotgun sequence encodes:
- the LOC114396903 gene encoding disease resistance RPP13-like protein 4: MKNLAVLQLGRWQDPPFHHIEVASEDFLKELKDQKQLKYLSLRGISRIPELPPSIAQLGNLEILDLKACHNLEALPSDIASMRSLTHLDVSECYLLDSMPKGIEKLTQLQVLKGFVIGTSSKTPCRITDLANLKKLKRLSIHIGSEAVIQENEFEGLKDLIAVKCLKISWGTVSDRRYSDIQVIFPSSLEKLELEGFPAFTIPEWLKPSRLPQKLKKLYIKGGKLKSLDHGEICHKWHVEILRLQYLNQLQLEERKLHKLFPSLRYVERTMVLNHSYPEWRLEE; this comes from the coding sequence ATGAAGAATTTAGCGGTGCTTCAACTTGGTCGTTGGCAAGATCCCCCTTTCCATCACATTGAAGTGGCGAGTGAAGACTTCCTGAAAGAGCTGAAGGATCAGAAGCAACTGAAGTATCTTAGTCTTCGCGGGATTTCAAGAATACCCGAGTTGCCACCCTCCATTGCTCAACTTGGGAACCTAGAAATTCTTGATCTCAAAGCATGCCACAATTTGGAAGCATTGCCTAGTGACATTGCATCAATGAGAAGTCTCACACACCTTGATGTGTCTGAATGTTACTTGTTAGACAGCATGCCAAAGGGGATTGAGAAACTAACTCAGCTCCAAGTACTCAAGGGGTTTGTAATAGGAACTTCCAGCAAGACACCCTGTAGAATAACAGATCTTGCAAATTTGAAGAAACTAAAGAGACTCAGCATACACATTGGAAGTGAGGCTGTGATAcaagaaaatgaatttgaagGCTTGAAAGATTTGATAGCAGTTAAGTGTCTCAAAATATCATGGGGCACTGTGTCTGACAGAAGGTATAGTGATATTCAGGTCATTTTCCCATCAAGTTTGGAAAAGTTGGAACTTGAAGGCTTTCCCGCATTCACAATTCCTGAGTGGTTGAAGCCTAGCAGGCTTCCTCAGAAGTTGAAGAAGCTGTATATAAAGGGAGGAAAACTCAAGAGCTTGGATCATGGTGAGATATGTCATAAGTGGCATGTGGAGATTCTGCGTCTCCAGTACCTAAATCAGCTTCAACTTGAAGAGCGAAAATTGCATAAGCTGTTTCCTTCACTGAGGTATGTGGAGAGAACAATGGTCCTGAATCATTCTTACCCGGAATGGAGACTTGAAGAGTGA